In Methanomassiliicoccales archaeon, the DNA window ACGTAGCAGTTGGGACCGACGTCACATCCCGTGGATATGAAAACGGGGCCTTCGATGTAACTACCTGATCGCACCCTTGCTCCGATCTCCACGATGACCTCTCCTTTGATCACTGCTCCTTCTTCGATATCTCCTTCCAAGCTCCTGGAGATCTTGGACATCAGGACCTCGTTAGCATTGAGAAGATCCCATGGATGCGCCACATCTATCCAATCCCCCTTGAGCTCATGGATCGTGATGTCGGTCTTTCTTGAAAATGAGTTCAGAGTATCGGTGATTTCGTACTCTCCTCTGGGCGACCTTTTCGTGTTCCTTATCTCTGGGAACACCTCAGGGGTCAATATCATTACACCTGCACTCACCAGATTGCTTGGTGGAACATCTGGTTTCTCAATGATCCTTTCCATCTTGCCATTTGTGGTCTCTATGACCCCGAAACGCCTGGGGTTTTCGACAGTGACCGCCCCCAGTACTGGCCCGCCCGTTTTCTTGTGAAGGGAGATCATGTCACCGAGGTCCTTTCTCTCGATTACCAGGTCACCATTCACACAGATGAATGGGCCATTCATGATCTCTTCTGCCATTCCGATGGCATGGGCCGTACCAAGCCTCTGTTTTTGTTCAAGGAATTCGATCTCCAGGTCATCACCGAAGGTCTCCAGGAGGAACTCCTTGACCCTGTTGCTCTTCCATCCCACTAGCACCTGGAACTCCGTAATACCAAGGGAGGCCAGGGCATATATCTGGTGACAGAGAAATGGTTTACCCGCGACCATCACCATGGGCTTGGGCACGTTTGATGTGAGCGGCCGGAGTCGGGTCCCCTCGCCTGCAGCAAGTACGAGCGCTTTCATTCTAGACACCTCCTGACGACATATGAGGCCTTTTCCATCAATTGACTGAGCGTTTCATCATCTCTGGCTTCGGCGGTGATTCTTATCTTGGGTTCAGTACCAGAGAGCCTGATCAGGAACCAGCCTTCCTCGAAATCCGCCCTGAAGCCATCCAGGGTAAGGAGGCGATCACATTCCATCACCCGCATCATCGACGAAAGGCTATCGGCTACCTTCCTCCTTGCATCAAGCTGGAATTTAAAAGACATTCTTGAGACCGGGTATGAGGGGAGTTCGTCCACCATCTCCGACAAGGGCCGTTCGACCACCATACTCGCCAGCAGGGCCGCGGCATACACGCCATCGGGACAGTAGGTCTGGTCTGAGAATATGAACGTACCAGAAGGCTCTCCGCCGAATTCGAGTCCACCTTGCTTAAGTGCTTGCGATACGAAGACGTCCCCAACTCGAGTCCTCACCACATTGTCTCCCACTATCTCGTCCAGTATCATGGATGCATTGATCGGTACCACTATACCGCCTTTGAATCGGGAAGCGAAGAGGGCCAGGAGGCGGTCACCATCGACGAACCTGCCTTTCTCGTCAACCGCCACCATCCTGTCACCATCACCATCATGAGCAATTCCAAGATCTGCTCCCTTTGCCCTTACCATGTTCAAGAGGTCTGTGAGATGCTCCTCTGTGGGTTCCGATAGCCTGCCTGGGAAATATCCGTCGGGCTGGCAGTTGATTGTTACCACCTGGCATCCAAGTTTCCTAAGAAGAATGGGAGTGATGTTGCAGGTAGCACCGCATCCGCAGTCAATGACGATTTTAAGGTCAACATCATCGATCGATTCCATTATGGAACTGATGTGTTCATCCACCGCTCCGACATGATTACGGCAAGTTCCCACTCTATCCCAACCAACCGAATTATCCATTCCCGCCTCTATCCTGGATTCCACAGACCTCATCTGCTCATCGTTAAATGCCGAACCATCTGGATTCCACATTTTCACTCCATTGTATTCAGGCGGGTTATGTGAAGCGGTAATCATGAGCCCGCATTCGTAACTCTTGGAAGCCCTAGCTAATGTTGGGGTGGACACCAACCCGGTCAAGGCCACATCGGCCCCCACCGAGGTTGCGCCTGATACCAGGGCTTCCCTCACAAGATCCGTGCTGGTCCGTGTATCATTGCCAATAATTATGCTCCCATATTCACTTCCCACGGCGGCTCCTATTCTGGCTACCAGATCGATGGTGATTTCACTCCCTACCTGGCCACGTATCCCCGATGATCCGAAAAGTGACATGGTTATCGGCTCTGAGCAGTGTAGAAGGCTGTTTACAGATAAACTTTGCTAACTCCAAATCCTTGAAAATACTGGCTTGCAGATCTTTGAATTACTGGATAGATGCCAGACATATTGAAATCGACCGAATCATTTTTAAATGAAAACGATACTGGATAGTTGTCATTATAAGAAAAATTTTATATATGAGTCATATCAATTACATTCTGGCCATTCTAGCCAGTCATAGCCAGTAGAGTGGCCAACACCTAATGGGAGGAACTAAAGTTGGTGATGGAGAAGATTACAACGGCGAAGGCTAAAGATATTGCAAAGAAAAAGGGTCTTAAGCCGGGTCGCGTGAAAGGGACGGAAGGCATCCAATTCACCAAGGGGGACAACGCTCGCCTGGAGATTATCTCATGGGATGAGTTTGAGAAGACCCTTAAGAATCGGAAGCTCGCTGTCTACGAGAGCGGCGGTTGGATGAAGATCATGAAGAAGTAAGCTTGCTTCTTTGTTCTTGATCCGGATGGCCCAAGAAAAGGGGCTACCTTTCAGGGATGCCCCCATGCGACTTTTCAGGATGTTATTGTATTTTTTCTTCTCTATCTCCATTCTTGGTAACCTCTCCTTTCTCTTCGAGCCCGGGATGGTCTTCTTGGACCTCCAGAGTCCTTGACCGCTCCGTACTCGATCCTGATAATTTCATGATCAGCCAGTTCTTCTTTTCCTTTTCCCTCCCGCCGAACCTGATCAGGGCAAATTTTCCTTTCAATTTCTTCCCTTCTAGGGAAATGACGATCTTCCCTTCTTCCTTCTCAAGAAGGTTGTACTCTCCCTTGTCCCAGATCTCCACTTTCCCTGCGCCGTACCTACCCTCAGGGATCTCACCTTCGAAATCTGCGTATTCTATTGGGTGATCTTCAGTTTCGACTGCCAGGTGCTTGACCCCGACATCATCTGGAATACCCTTGGGCACCGCCCAGCTTCTGAGAATGCCGTTCAAGGAGAGCCGGAAGTCCCAATGAAGATGAGAGGCATGATGCTCCTGGACGACAAAAATACTGACATCATGGTTCCCCCTGGCTCCCATAGGCTCGGGGGTTGCATCGAAGTCCCTCTTTCTCATATATTCTTCAAGACGCATATTGACAATTATTTCTAATGATTGGCAGTAATGAAATAGCTTTCCCAGTATCAGCTGTCTCTGAATTCGCTAGGAGTTCAGAAACGGGTAGTTGGGACTGATCCAAGTTTACCATATTATTGCGCTATTCAATTATGATTGGATTCATCCATTTCCAATTGGATGAATCATGTCAATTATTATCTTGGTCAGGGCAATCTTTTAGTACCTCCTTGTGATTGAACCTACTCTATATAAGCAGGGATAACCAAGCCTGGCCAACGGTGCTAGATTCAGGGTCTAGTCGCGAAGGCGTTCGGGGGTTCGAATCCTCCTCCCTGCACTTTTTCATGCTTTACTCTAGGTTTCATCATTCTTCGAAGCTGTCCGTCTTCATTGCGAATGAGAATACTGATTACTTGGATTCAGAATCGTTCAAAAAACCCCGAAAACTAGATATTTTTGATATCGGATTGTCAACATAGGGCGCACATGACGGCAATTATTCTTTACGATAGCAAATTTGGGAACACAGAGCAGATCGCCAAGGCCATATGCAGCGGAATGAAGGAAGTGGGATTCGACGACGTCTCAGCCAAGAGTGGTGGCACCACAACCCCTGACGAACTGCGAATAGCCGAAGTCTGGATCTTTGGATGTCCAACACAGAAGGGTGGAACCAGTGGAAGGTACAAGAAGCTCTTCAAGTGGATGAGGAAGAACATGGTACCTGATAAAATTGGGTTTGCCTTCGAGACGAGACTTGAGGGTTCTGAGGGAGGGGCTGCCGCAGTGATTGAAGCGGTTATGCAAGAGTGCGGTGTTGAAATCATCCACGAGCCCGAATCGTTCGTGGTCGAGGGGAAGACAGGGCCCCTGGTCTACGGGGAGATCGATAGGGCTATCACTCTTGGAAGGAAGATCGCAGGAGAACTGCGTGATTGAGCCCTAGGTCGTTCTGGCCTTTGGACCCTCTGCGTCTGATACGGGAGTGTCAACGTCGATTCTTCTCAATGTGAGCACGGCTAGGAGCAGGAACCCGGAGGCTACAATGAACGTGGGCAGGAATCCGAATAACTGGGCTATGAATCCTCCAATCACGGAACCAGCGATCGACGCGAGACCTTGAGTGGCGTTGTACATTCCCATCCCTTCAGCCCTGAACTCCTTGTAGGAAAGGTTGGAAACAAGTGCATTTCCTGCCACAGACAAACCTGCCCAGCAAAGTCCCACCAGGGCATGTAGAAGGACGAAAACGATCACGACGGTCCACTCAGCCATAGGGAAAAGGGTGACCAAGAAGAAGCTTGGAAAGAGTATTATCCTGCCACTGGCCGCAAGCCACTGCACCTTCTTTCCTCCGATCTCCGCCACCAGCCTTCCTGCCAACCTGTAAGTCAGGGCAGCCATCAAGGATGAGCCGACATAGATCACGAACACCAACGAGCTGGGGAGCCCAACATAGGACTTGAGAAAAATGGGGAGCGCCACGTAGAAACACAATCCTCCAGTGAAAAGGAAGAAGACCACCATATAATATCTCCTGAGGGGCTTGGGGAAGTTGCTGTAGCTCAGGTTGCTGGCACCCACGCTTACGACATGGACTACCCGGTTGGGGAGATAGCGGGCTTTCTCGAATAAGAGGATTGGAAAATCCAGGACCTTGAGGTCGACGGATCTCCTATCAAGCTTATGCTCGGGTTCCGGAATCCATTTCACCGCTAGCAGTATGGATAGAGCGGAGATGCTTGCGGCAAGTATGAAAAGAGCCCTCATCGGAGTGACCTGATCGGGGCCAGTCATCACCATCAACCATACTGAACCCAGAACTAGTCCTATCACCCATCCGATACCACCAACTCGGCTAAAATCTCCCAGCCGTTTAGCCCATTCTTCTCTTTTGAAGACCTCTAGGATCAATACCGTTCCAATGGGCGCCGCCGCTGTGGAAAGAAGGCCCAACATGAAGTTCGCGAAGAAATAGCTGGCTAGGTCGGTAGAGACTCCCATCATGAAAAGGGCCAAAGCGAGACCGCCGAATCCGATGAGTACGAATATCTTCCTGCGCTTCAGGGTGTCAGAGAGGTTTCCCCAGAGTATGTTGGAAGGAACCGATGCCGCGGAAGAGAGGGCGCTTGCCATACCCACGTCCCCGAGTGTTCCACCAAGGGCCTCTGTTATGAATAGGGGGATAAGAGGTGATGTACTCCCACCAGAAACGTTGAATGGAAGGAAAGAGTAGTACCATTTATCATCGGATTTTTCGGACATCCTATCCCTCTGATGCAATTAATCGGTGCGAGTCATGAATCTTTCGGGCCATTTTGATATGCCTGCATAGGTTATCCGCCCACAACAATGGCAATTCCCACCACTACCAAGACCATGACCGCCACCAGAACGAATCGGGCTTCCTTGTTTATTGTAAATATCACAAGTGCTGCTATCACCCGGGTGAGCGGCGTAGCAATGAGTAGGAGTATCCCAAGATCGATGACCGCGATTGGGTTTCCCTGCAATATCCCTTCAAATATCTGAGTCAGTGAGAGTGGTATGGCCTCCCATGTTCCTTCAGAAAAGGCGAACATGATAAGCCCAATTATCATCACCGTGACGCTGAGGAACATGCCCACTGATAGGACAGTGCGGATGTACCAGTTAACATTCGTGTATTCCATGGCCATCACCTCACAATGCGGAAATCACCCCCGCCGCATACAAGATCATCAGAATCGCGATTACCATCAGGACCAGTGCGAATGTCGTTCTGAGATATTCGGACCTGGCCAGGTGAGCGACCCTGGACCCGACCAAGGCACCGAAGAACACTCCCACTGCCACGTTCGCGCTCACCACTGGGGACAGAGATCCAGAGGCATAGTATACCAATGCTCCCGCTAGTGCGGTTACTCCAATCATAAAGTTGCTGGTGGCCGCCGCCGCCTTGAGAGGAACACCCATCCAGATGTTCATAACGGGGACCTTGATGGTACCCCCGCCCACTCCTAAAAGGCCTGACATGTTGCCCGCGAAGAAGCTGGCAATAAGCCCCCGGGGAATGTGTCTGACGCAGTAGCTAACTTCCTCACCAGTATTCTTATCAAGGTAACTTGCAGAAAGCTCCGGGAAGCCAGGAGCTTTCTCGTCAAAGGTAGCCAGCCTTTCAGGTCGGCGGATCATGTGAATGGCGCTGTAGACCAAGAGTGCAGCGAAAGCCACCGCCAGCAGTGATTGGTCAGTGTAGATTGCCAGCAATGCGCCAACCGCCGATCCAAGGGTGGTGGCCGTCTCCAGGACCATCCCCAATCTGATATTGCTGATCCCCTCCCGTACATAGTAGGTTGCGGCCCCAGTGGAGGTCGCAATGACCGCCACTAGTGATGCCCCTATGGCCTCCTGGATGGGAAGTCCGAAGATGAGTACCAGCCCGGGTATGATTATCACTCCCCCTCCCAGGCCAAGCAGGGAACCTAGGATGCCAGCCAGAAGTGCCATTATCAGGATGCCCGCGAATATGATGATGTCCATGGGCCACTCACCGAACGAGGGCAATTCATGAAGCTAGCGGTAGATATGGTTTCCGACACAGCAAAAATGTATTATTGTGAGGGGCAATCATACCCTCGTGGACCTTATCATCGTTCGCTACGCCGAGATGGGCCTTAAAAGCCGTCCTGTCCGACAGAGATTCGAGAGAATACTGATCGACAACATGATGGGCGCTCTAGCGTCAGCGGCGGTGGAAGGACTCATCTCCACCGAGTCCGGAAGGATATACGTGAGATCGGACGATGAGGAGGGTGCCATGAAAGCGATATCCATGGTATTTGGCGTGGCCTCTCTCAGCCCGGCCCTTCAGTGCAAGGGGACCATGCAAGATATCAGGAGAAGGGCCGCCGAACTCTCCATCACCTTGATGGGTGAAGGACAGAGCTTCGCAGTGAGGGCAAGACGGGAAGGGGTCCATGATTTCACCTCCATGGATATCAATCGTGAGGTCGGATCAGCTGTATGGACTGCAAATCAGGACAAGGGTGTCAGTGTCGACCTCCAGGAACCCGATGTCGAAATTTTCGTGGAGGTCAGGGGTGCTAAAGCCTTCATCTTCCACAGGTCCATCTCGGGACCAGGAGGGCTCCCTCTAGGAAGTCAAGGTAAGGTGGTGGCCTTCGCCAGCCAAGAAAGGGACCTGCTGGCTGCATGGCTCATGATGAAGCGTGGCTGCAGGGTGGCAGTGTTGACTGAGGAAGAGGATTTGGTATTCAACCTCAGGAAGTGGGACCCCAACCTCAGAGTAGAGCATCCGTCAAGTCAGGATTATATGCTGGATAGGTGGGGAGCCCTGGCTACCGTATATGGATACACGTTCCATGAGATGGAGACGATTACCGCAATTCATTCTCGATTACCATCATTCTTTCCACTGGTAGGAATGGATGATCGGGAGATCGATGAAAGGCTGAAGGCCATCCAGGCCTGATCACTTGCCCTTTCTGTCATGTGCCCCGATCGAGGGTCGTATCTTTTCGGCTCCCTTGCCTTTGTAGCCGAGGCCTCGACCCCTCTTTCCAGCGGAGGTAAGGCCGCGATATGCCCTTCCCTTATGTTTTCCAGTGCAGATCCAGTTGATCTTTGGATCGCTCTTGATCACTGGATGATGGGGATCGATCATTATGATCTCGAACCACTCGTACTTACCATCCTTATCGACCCAGTATGAGTTAAGCACCTCGAGGTTTGGATACCTCTTGCAGGCTCTCTCCTCCGCGATCCTCTGGAGGTTCTTGCCCACAGTGATCTTGTTGATGCCCTTTCTCTTGGGTCCTCTACCACCCTTAATCTGCCTCTTCCTCAACGACCCTTTTCGAACCCTACCTCTTACAAGCACATATCCCTGCTTGGCCTTGTAGCCGAGCCGCCTTGCCCTGTCCAATCTGGTAGGTCGCTCTATACGCAGGAAGTTCTCTTCCTTCCTCCACTCGATACGTCTCTCCCACTGCAGATTCTTAACATAGGAGTTCTTGGGATCGTTCCAGGCGTCCGCAATGTAACCGTAAAAACTCTTCCCGGAGGGAGCTGACTGGCCCTCCGACTCTTCGTTGGTCTTGTCAACCATCTCTTTGGCCATAGTATCACCTGCCGCCTGCGCGGCGTTTATGGATTCACCCTTTCGGGCACATCTCCAACGGGATTTCTCCCGTCACTTGGAACCTGCAGTCTTCTAAGCATTACTTAAACGTTGCGTATTAGCTGGGCGTTTCATTGCCATTCTTCGCCTTTGAATAGGCGCAGTTCGACCTCTTCACCATAGCATGTCGTCCCTGAAAGTTCTCTCGCCCAGGGCCAACAGTATGAGCTCTCCCAAATTCATGACCTTCATATCGTTGTGGTTACCCTTTTCGATCAGGTTCTGTCCCATCTCACGCAGTCGGTGATTATCAAGTCAACATGATAGCATTCAACGCGCTTGATCTCCTTCCCAAGCGTTGTTAAGAGAAAGTGAAGGACAGTTCATCCTCGCCCCCGGTTCCATGCTCCATGAATCACTTATCGGAGTCAAATATTACGTAGCAATCTCAAGACACGTCCCTTTCAGAAGAAATCTTCGAGCGTCTTGGAATTGGATGTGGTCTTTGGTTTGGTCTCGACCTTCTTCCTATGCTTTCGATCGTTGCCGAATGTCTGATTGAATAGGGTGAACTGCTGCGAACCCATCATCAGGCTTTTCTCGTCCCAGCCGAAGACCTCCGTGGCACGGGCGACGGTCTGTGCCAATCTCTCAGCGTAATACTTGTAATCGGGCGATGACTCGAATTCCCTGCCCGAGATGTAGGGTTCAACCTCCTGAGGCGTCTTCTTGCTGTTGATTACAACCCAGGATACCTTCATCCCAGGAATGAACTCGTACCCCATGTCCATGAGCTTCTTCGCAGCCTGGACGTTGACCTGGGTGTCGGGATCCTTGTAGTACGAGAATTGCTTCACGGTGCGAGATATGACCAGCTTCTCCACTGGTATCTTGCCATCCATGGTATCCTTCACCCGCTGTCTCGCCAGGCTGACAGCCTCCTCGGTCTCCTCCCCCAGAATCTTCCTGAACACCTCCATGAGCACCTCGCTCTGGAGGTCGAAAGAGTCCGTTCTCCTGACCTCGTAGCCTCGGATCAGAAGCTGCTCCTCTGGCCAGACCACCTTCCCCACATATCTCTTCTTCTTTCCATGTGAGAACAGGGGTTCAAGGACCCTCTCGAACTCAAGGAGGGCGCCTTCTTTAGAGAACCGTGAGGCCATGCTGCTCCCGAACTCCACCGTTTGATCAAGATCCTCATGTGGAGATTGAAGGAAT includes these proteins:
- a CDS encoding sulfite exporter TauE/SafE family protein encodes the protein MDIIIFAGILIMALLAGILGSLLGLGGGVIIIPGLVLIFGLPIQEAIGASLVAVIATSTGAATYYVREGISNIRLGMVLETATTLGSAVGALLAIYTDQSLLAVAFAALLVYSAIHMIRRPERLATFDEKAPGFPELSASYLDKNTGEEVSYCVRHIPRGLIASFFAGNMSGLLGVGGGTIKVPVMNIWMGVPLKAAAATSNFMIGVTALAGALVYYASGSLSPVVSANVAVGVFFGALVGSRVAHLARSEYLRTTFALVLMVIAILMILYAAGVISAL
- a CDS encoding NTP transferase domain-containing protein, whose product is MKALVLAAGEGTRLRPLTSNVPKPMVMVAGKPFLCHQIYALASLGITEFQVLVGWKSNRVKEFLLETFGDDLEIEFLEQKQRLGTAHAIGMAEEIMNGPFICVNGDLVIERKDLGDMISLHKKTGGPVLGAVTVENPRRFGVIETTNGKMERIIEKPDVPPSNLVSAGVMILTPEVFPEIRNTKRSPRGEYEITDTLNSFSRKTDITIHELKGDWIDVAHPWDLLNANEVLMSKISRSLEGDIEEGAVIKGEVIVEIGARVRSGSYIEGPVFISTGCDVGPNCYVRSNTCLGPNCRVGAAVEIKNSIIMSGSKIPHHNYVGDSIIGERCNFGCGTKVANLRFDDRNVMVSTEKGMVDSGRRKLGVIMGDDVKTGINSVIDVGTIIFENSRIGPGALAKGRIAPGSMVF
- a CDS encoding 3'-phosphoesterase; this encodes MRLEEYMRKRDFDATPEPMGARGNHDVSIFVVQEHHASHLHWDFRLSLNGILRSWAVPKGIPDDVGVKHLAVETEDHPIEYADFEGEIPEGRYGAGKVEIWDKGEYNLLEKEEGKIVISLEGKKLKGKFALIRFGGREKEKKNWLIMKLSGSSTERSRTLEVQEDHPGLEEKGEVTKNGDREEKIQ
- a CDS encoding 50S ribosomal protein L15e, with translation MVDKTNEESEGQSAPSGKSFYGYIADAWNDPKNSYVKNLQWERRIEWRKEENFLRIERPTRLDRARRLGYKAKQGYVLVRGRVRKGSLRKRQIKGGRGPKRKGINKITVGKNLQRIAEERACKRYPNLEVLNSYWVDKDGKYEWFEIIMIDPHHPVIKSDPKINWICTGKHKGRAYRGLTSAGKRGRGLGYKGKGAEKIRPSIGAHDRKGK
- a CDS encoding MFS transporter, giving the protein MSEKSDDKWYYSFLPFNVSGGSTSPLIPLFITEALGGTLGDVGMASALSSAASVPSNILWGNLSDTLKRRKIFVLIGFGGLALALFMMGVSTDLASYFFANFMLGLLSTAAAPIGTVLILEVFKREEWAKRLGDFSRVGGIGWVIGLVLGSVWLMVMTGPDQVTPMRALFILAASISALSILLAVKWIPEPEHKLDRRSVDLKVLDFPILLFEKARYLPNRVVHVVSVGASNLSYSNFPKPLRRYYMVVFFLFTGGLCFYVALPIFLKSYVGLPSSLVFVIYVGSSLMAALTYRLAGRLVAEIGGKKVQWLAASGRIILFPSFFLVTLFPMAEWTVVIVFVLLHALVGLCWAGLSVAGNALVSNLSYKEFRAEGMGMYNATQGLASIAGSVIGGFIAQLFGFLPTFIVASGFLLLAVLTLRRIDVDTPVSDAEGPKARTT
- a CDS encoding DUF1634 domain-containing protein, whose amino-acid sequence is MEYTNVNWYIRTVLSVGMFLSVTVMIIGLIMFAFSEGTWEAIPLSLTQIFEGILQGNPIAVIDLGILLLIATPLTRVIAALVIFTINKEARFVLVAVMVLVVVGIAIVVGG
- the glmM gene encoding phosphoglucosamine mutase yields the protein MSLFGSSGIRGQVGSEITIDLVARIGAAVGSEYGSIIIGNDTRTSTDLVREALVSGATSVGADVALTGLVSTPTLARASKSYECGLMITASHNPPEYNGVKMWNPDGSAFNDEQMRSVESRIEAGMDNSVGWDRVGTCRNHVGAVDEHISSIMESIDDVDLKIVIDCGCGATCNITPILLRKLGCQVVTINCQPDGYFPGRLSEPTEEHLTDLLNMVRAKGADLGIAHDGDGDRMVAVDEKGRFVDGDRLLALFASRFKGGIVVPINASMILDEIVGDNVVRTRVGDVFVSQALKQGGLEFGGEPSGTFIFSDQTYCPDGVYAAALLASMVVERPLSEMVDELPSYPVSRMSFKFQLDARRKVADSLSSMMRVMECDRLLTLDGFRADFEEGWFLIRLSGTEPKIRITAEARDDETLSQLMEKASYVVRRCLE